The Streptomyces kanamyceticus DNA segment ATTTGACGGAGGGGCTCCCCCTGCTCATCTCGGGAGGCTGCGGACTCAACTGCGAGTGGAATCGCCGCTGGCGCGAGTGCGGGCTCTTTCCCGCGGTCTTCGTCCCACCGTGCCCCAACGACAGCGGCTCCGCGATCGGGACGGCCATCGACGCCCAGCACTTCTACACCGGGACGGCCGACCTGGACTGGGACGTCTACGCGGGCGGCGAGTTCGTCGAGGACGCGGCGTTCGACCCGCAGCGCTACGAGATCCGTCCCCTGGACTACGCCGAGGTCGCCCGCTACCTCCGCGACGGGAACATCATCGGCTGGGCCCGCGGCCGCTGGGAGATCGGCCCCCGGGCGCTCGGGAACCGGTCGATCCTGGCCGCCCCCTTCACCGAGGAGACGACGGACAGGCTCAACAAGATCAAGCAGCGCGAGGGCTACCGGCCCATCGCCCCGATCTGCCTGGAACAGGACGCGGGCCGCTGGTTCGGCGGAGGGGTACCGGATCCCTACATGCTGTACTTCAGCCAGGTCGCGTCCGGCGAACTGCGCGCGGTGACGCACGTCGATGGAACTGCCCGCACCCAGACCGTAGACCCGACGTCGAACCCGCAGATGGCCGAACTACTGACCACCTTCGGTGAACTGACCGGATTCAGCGTCCTCTGCAACACCTCGCTCAACTACTCGGGGCGCGGGTTCATCAACTGCACCAGCGACCTGATCACGTACGGCGAGCTCCACGGCCTGGACGGATACGTCGTGAACGACACGTTCATCACCCTGCGCCAATGATGGCACCGTGACCGGAAGGCGTGTGGTCGTCGACGAACGTGACGGTCTCCTCAAGTGGTGCCCGGCCCGTGCGAGGCCCGGCCGTCGTGACGTCCTCGAAGCCGATCGACATGCCGCAGAAGAGGACGAGCCCGTCCGGGGGCGTCAGCACCTCCGCGACAGTCCGGTGGAATTTGGCCCAGGCCATCTGCGCACAGCTGTGCAGCCCCTCCGCGCGGAGCAGCAACATGACCGTCTGCAGATACATGCCCGCGTCGGACCATTGGGGTAGCCCCATGGCGCGGTCGATGTAGCAGAAGAGCGCGACGGGCGCACCGAAAGCGTCCCAGTTCGCCGAGGCGGCCCTCTGGCGCGCCTCCACGTCTCCCGGCGGAATGCCGAGTGCTCCGTAGCGCTGTGCACCGAAGGCGGCACGGCGCTCGCGGTACGGGGACTTCAGCTCGGGCGGGTACATCTCGTACTCCGCCTTGTCCCAAAGGTCGCCGACGGCCAGACGCTCACCGGCGCGCTTCTTGAGTTCGGCCAGTGGTCCGCCGGTCAGCACGTAGATGTGCCAAGGCTGGAGGTTCGACCCGGACGGTGCCCAGGCCGCGGCGGACAGCACGCGCTCCAGCGTCTCTCTGGGAACCTCGCGGCCGGTGAACCCTCGTACTGCCTTGCGGCTCCTGACCGCTTCGTAGACGTCCACGGTGATCCGCCTCCCGGGCTCAGGTGGTGGGGATGTCGAGGGGCAGGGCGCTGAGGGGTGATTCGAGGGGGCAGGTGTCGTTGTCGAGCCTGCCCAGGGCATGCCCGCTCTTCAGCAGCGCGGCGACGAAGTAGCGGGCCATCAGGCTGTGGACCGCCTGGGTCGGATGGCGCGGGTCGCTGGTGGTGGCACATCGGCGGACCTCGGTCGGGACGGGATCACGGTCCGGTACCGAAGGCATCCGCGCGTCGTAGAAGGGCCGGATCCCCGCTGGCTGGGACTCGCTCGACAGTTGCCAGTTCGTCGGGTCCCGGCCGACGTGCGCCATCCACTTGCTCATGGTCACCAAGTGGACATGGCCCTGCGCGGGTGCGCCGACTCCTCGCGGCCAGTCCGCCACGAGACTCGCGAGGAGCGCGTTGTAGCGGTCGATCACGGGCGCGCCGCCGTACACGTTCGGAAGGTCGACGACCATGAAGTACTGATCGGCCTCCACCCCCGGAGAATCGGACACGATCGATTCGATCAGTGACCGCGTCTCCGCCACGGCCGGAAAGGCGCCCACTCCGTCCTCGGACTCCTCGGGATGGTCTCGGCTCCAGGTCTGCCAGGCCGTGTAGTCGTTCGTGGACGGCAGGTTCCGCGCCTTCGTACGGTCGTGGTCGGGTCGTTCCACGGTGACGAAGTCGTTGAGCCCGGCCCACAGGACGTGCAGGGTGGGTCCGTCGAACTCCGCGCCCAGGAAACTGCGTTGTGCCAGATAGTCCTCCACCTGCCCCCTGAGACAGCTGAGAGATCCGAGCCCGCGGGTGAACGCCCGGTCCCGGCTGACGACGCACCCTCCCATGGCGTAGTTGACGTACCTGATCTGCTGCGGGGTCGGAGTCGGCCGCCTCTCCCATCCGCTGTCGTCACCCGGATGTCCGACGTAGGCGTATGCGTCGAGACTCCGCCACGGCCTCATCTCGGGCGGCTCGTCACCGGGATCGACGTCCAGCACCGAATGGCGCGACAGCGTGCGGTAGTCGGCCGACTTGCGAATCGTCAGGTCGCTGTTTCCCCACATGAGCGCGTCGCCGGTGGACCATTCGACCAGGAAGTCGGTCCAGTTCTTCCCGTCGCTGAACCGGCCGGACTCGTTCACGCACAGGGTTCCGGGCGACCGGCCCGATCGCTCCGTCGGCCAGATCCACCTGTTGCCGATGTCGGAGAGGTTGTCGCCGAAGACGACGACATTCTTCATCTTGGCCACTTCTGCTCACCCACAGCTCGTTGATCACTTGAAGTGCGGCCTTCAGCGCAGTGACCTGAAGGCCGCGCGGATCTCCTGTGCGAACAGCTGGGGCTGCTCCCACGCGGCGAAGTGGCCGCCCTTGTCGACCTCGTTCCAGTGGATGAGGTTGCCGTACGCCCGCTCGCCCCAGCTCCGAGGCGCGGGGTAGATCTCGGCAGGGAACACCGTGACCGCCACGGGGACGTCAGGAATGTCGACGGCGTCGAAAGGACCACCGCCCGCGTGCGCGGATTCCCAGTAGAGCCGGGACGACGACGCCCCGGTGTTGGTCAGCCAGTACAGGGAGATGGCATCGAGCATCTCGTCGTAGGTGAGGACCTTCTCGGGCTCGCCGCCGCTGTCGGTCCATTCCGCGAACTTGTCGTAGTTGAATGCCGCCATTCCGACCGGGGAATCGGCGAGTGAGTAGCCGATGGTCTGCGGGCTCTGGTTCATCATCGCCGCGTATCCGTAGCCGTCGCGGTAGAAGTGCAGCAGCCGGTCGTACGCGGCCTTCTCGCGCTCCGACAGCCGCGCGGGTGCGGGGTCGAAGTTGCGCAGCTGCCGGATGATGGCCGGTGGCACGGTTCCGGGCATGTTGATGTGGATGCCGAGAAGGCCGTGGGGTCGTTGCATCGCGAGCTGGTGCGAGACGGCGGCGCCCCAGTCGCCGCCTTGGGATACGTATCTCCGGTAGCCGAGCCGCCGCATGAGTGCGTGGAATGCCCGCGCCGTCCGAGCGGGGTTCCAGCCGGTGTGTGTCGGCTTGGCCGAGAAGCCGTATCCCGGCAACGTCGGCAGGACGAGGTGGAAGGCGTCCTCGGCACGTCCGCCGTGGGCCGTGGGGTTGGTGAGCGGTCCGATCACCTTCAGCAGCTCGATGATCGACCCGGGCCAGCCGTGCGTCATGAGCATCGGCAGCGCGTCGGCATGCGGGGAGCGTATGTGGGCGAACTGGATGTCCAGGCCGTCCAGTTCGGTGATGAACTGCGGCAGGCCGTTGAGCTTCGCTTCGGCCTTGCGCCAGTCGTAGTCGGCGCCCCAGTACTCGACCAGAGGGCGGAGCTTCGCCAACTGGACGCCCTGGGTGCGGTCGTTGACCGTCTCTCTCTCCGGCCAGCGCGTGTCCCGCAGTCGGCGTCGGAGCGCGGCGATCTCCTTCTGCGGGACCTCGACGCGGAAGGGGCGTACGCCCTCGATGTGCTTCACCGCGGCGGCTGAGTCGGCTGCCTCCGGCGCGGAGACGGCTGTCGGCTCCCCTGCCGTCGCTCCCTGAGCCCTGAGAGGCAAGCCGAGTTGGGCGGCGACGGCGCCGCCTGCCGCGAGTCCGAGTAATCGCCGACGGCCAGCGTTGATCTGACCCGTATTCTCCTGCGCGCTCATCGGAATCTCCTTCTCCGGATGGCGGGTGTCCGAAACAGACCGAAGCGGAAACGACAAACGTCCGTGTCATGTGAAACACGCCTACGTTAGGACCTCAATCGCCGCCCCTTGAATACCCTTTCAGCCCTCCGTCAGGAATCACTCATACGTCTAGCAGGCCGTGCACGCATCGGGGATGCCGGACGGACGCCGCGTCCACGACCGGCCCGCAGGCCACACCTACCAACTTCCGTGCCTTCAGCGGTTCTTCTGCACCGACGGCGTCCGGTCGACCGGTCTACGACCCGACCGGTTGCGGAGTCTCATCTGCCGGTGGTACACGGTTGGGTTGAGCCCCCCACCCCCTGAGTCACGTTCAGGAGGGGATCGAAGATGACACAGGAATTCGTCAGGTTCAGCCCCGACGTCGAGCACTTCGACGACAACTTCGCGAAGAATCTCGAATCCGTCATCGAGGACATGAAGCGACACACCGAGAGGTCCGTCGAGGTCGAAGGGATCCAGCGGGCCGTGCGCAACGCGCACGCCAAGGGCTACGGACTTGCCCGCGGCGAAGTCGAGATCCTGGCCGGACTGCCAAAGCCCTACGCACAGGGCATCTACGGCCACCCGGGACGCCACGAAGCCTTGGTCCGCTTCTCGCAGGGAACCAGCCATACGGGAGCCGACAGGTTCCTGGGGGCCGCCGTCGGGATAGGGCTGAAGATTTTCGGTATCGACGGAGAAACCCTCCTGGACGACGAGCCGGACAGCCGGACCTTCGACTACGCGATGATCAATCTCCCGGTCTTCTTCGTGAACGACATCGAGCATTACGTGTTCATCGCCCCGCTGTTCGAGTCGCTCGGCCTTGTTGCGCCAGCTGACGAGTCGCCGGAAGAGCGGCAAGCCAAGATGTACCTCTTCCTCCACGACTGGGTCACCGGCAAGGGAACGCTCCCTCCGGAGCGGTGGGCGTGGAAGGAGCTGGCCACCTTCTTGCAGTTCACCAAGGTCAAGTACGTCAACCTGCTGCTCTCGACGTACTGGACGATGGGTGCCGTACGGCATGGGGACCACATCGCCAAGGTCCGCGTGGCGCCGGTCCAGGAGTTCGCGGACCGCGTCATGCTGCGGACGCTCGATCCCCTCGCCCAGGAACAGGTCTTCCGCCCCGCGCTGGTGGCGGAGTTGCGCGAGCGCCCCTACGAGTTCGACATCCAGGTCCAGCTCTGCACGGACCTTGACCACATGCCCGTAGAGGATCTGACCGTGCCTTGGTCCGAGACGCTGTCGCCGTTCGTGACGGTCGCGAAGCTGCGACTCCCCCGGCAGGACATCGGCGGGGACGACAATCTGGACCGGATGGATGCCACCTCTATGACGCCCTGGCGCGTCACCCAGGAGCACCGCCCGCTGGGCAACATCATGCGGGCGCGAAAAGAGGTCTATCGCCAATCGTCGATCCTGCGCCATCAGTTGAACCATCAGGTGCGCAAGGAGCCGGGCAGTCTCGCGGAGGTCTTCGAAGGAGATGGCGGACATGGCACAGCGTGAACGGAAAGCCCGCGGATCTGGAAGCGACGAAACCACTGAGCAGCAGGTCAAACAGCTGCGGGAAATCTTCGCCGACGCGCCGCAACTGGCGAAGAGGGCGCTGGAGAACGTGCTTGAGGAACTGAAGTCGCAGATGTCGCAGACGCCATCGGTGGCAGGAAGCGCCGGCCGCGTCGGCAGCCGTCAGGGCACGGTCTCGGAGTTGACCATCGTCGTTCCGTTCGCGCCCGGCGGGGCCGAGCGGTTGCGCGCGCTGCTGAGGTTGGGGCATGGCGACTTCGCGGAGGCCGAGCGGGTCGGCACCGTCCACGACATGCGCTTCGTCTTCCTGGACAACGACACGAAGCTGCTCTTCGCCACCGCGTACGACGGCGAGTGGGACGCCTACATCGATGACTTCGCGACCAAGGTCCCCGACTACCTGGACATGCTCTTCTCCGCCGGAGAGGGCTGGCCGGGGATCAAGAACCCGGCGGTGAAGGACTGGATCGCCGAGCATCAGGTCACGGCCGAGGGCTGGTACGTCGCCAATCCGGACCTGACGGTCGTGGAGACGCGACGGCTCGAACGCGTCGGCGAGGCGCTGGACGAGTTCCTGGACAGGATCAGCGACTGACGGTGCCGCCGGGACGAGGCTGGGATCACCCTCGCCACGAGTGTCTCGTCCCGGTGAGCAGACTTCCGGCTCCCGGCTCCCGGCTCCCGGCTCCCGGCTCCCGGTGAGGACACTGACATGCCACTCAGCGATCGCCTCGGCGGCGACCTTCCGCGCCGCCCTGTCAGCCTCGAACTGGACGACATCCAGGCCACAGTGCTGCGATATCGCCCGGAGCCGTACTACGGGACGCACATCATGCTGCACGTCAGCGATCCGCGCGGCGGGCGTGAGGTGCTGCGGCGGCTCGCACCGCACGTCGGCTCCGCCGCCGACTGGTGGCGGGGGGACGACACCTGGATCGCCGTGGCCATCAGCCATACGGGCATGGTGGCCATCGGCACCCCGGAGCCCTCGCTCCAGAGCTTCCCGGAGGCGTTCCGCCAAGGGATGGCAGCGCGGGCTGATCAGCTACGGGACCATGGCGCAAACGATCCACGTTACTGGGACTCACCCTTCGGCAGCGGCCGAATTCACCTGTGGATCAGCATCTTCAGCGACACCGAGGCGCGCTGGCACGCCGCCATGGAGACGGCGCGGCAGCAGTACCAGGGGCTGTCGGGGGTCAGTGTGCTCGAGATGCACGACTTCGGTGCCCAGCCGGGCGATCTCAACCCCCTCGGCTACAAGGACGGGATCGGTCAGCCCGCCATCGAGGGCGGTGGCATCGCGCCTCTGCCCGGCCAGGGGCGCCCGATCAAGGCGGGCGAGTTCGTCCTCGGCTACCCGGGCGAAGCGGGCGTCCCGCTGCCGATGCCGCACCCCGACGTGCTGGGGCGCAACGGCACCTTCGTGGGCATACGCAAGTACCAGTCGCGAGTGGGAGCGTTCAACCGGTTCCTCCAGGCGAACGCGCGGAGCGAGGAGGAGCGGGAACTCCTCGCGGCGAAGCTGATCGGGCGCTGGCGCAGCGGCTCGCCGTTGACCCTGACGCCTGGGCAGGACGATCCCAAGCTCGGCGCCGATCCACTGCGCAACGACGACTTCACCTACGCCGATGATCCCCGGGGCCTCCGGGTTCCCCTGGGCAGCCACATGCGGCGCATGAACCCGCGCGACACGCGAATGGCGCAACTCGCCGACGTGAACCTGCACCGCATCGTCCGGCGCAGCACCGGCTACGGCGCGCCGTACGACCCGAACGCGACGTCCGATGCCGCCGACGAAGTGCCGCGTGGCATCTACTTCATCTTCCTGAGCGCCAAGGCGATGGCGACCATGGAGTTCCTGCAGCAGGAGTGGATCAACAGCGGCAACTTCATGGACCTGGGGCCCGAGCGCGACCCGAACGTGGGGCTGCAGGAAGAGGGCGCCGTCTTCACCATTCCGAAGGAGCCGGTGAGACATCGCGTCCACGGCATCGAGACCTTCAATGTGCTGAGAGGCGGCGAGTACCTCTTTCTGCCAGGCTTGACGGCGCTGCGGTGGCTCGCGGAGCAACAGGGAGGACACGCCTGACGACGGCGGCTCCGGTTCCGGACGAGACGCACGCGGTCACTGGGAAATGATGCGTTGGACCAGGTCCGGAGTCCATTCCACGTATTCCACTTCCGGCCCTCCGACATGACGTGCGTACAAGTAGCGTCCTGTGGGGGCTGGCGTGGCAGCCTCGGTGATCACGGCTCCGCCGGCGATCAGGGTCTCTGTCAGATCATCCAGGTCGGCGACGACGACCGTCGCGGAGGCGTGCATGTGCTTCGCGCGCTCCTCTGGAGGACCGGCGAACAAGAGGAAGTCACCGATGCCCACCAATTCCACCTCACCGTCCGTGAAACGAAGGTCGGGCTCCGCAGAACCGGTCAGCTGCTGGAGCAAGGGAAGGGCCTGCTCGACGCTGTCCGCGTAGAGGCGGGCGTATGTCTTGAGAATGCTCATTGCGCTCCCTGTAAGGAGGTCCGAACCGGTCATTGCTCTGCGTCGCGGACCACGAGTGCGATCTGCACCCGGTTCTCGACCGCCAGCTTGATGAACAGGTTGGTTGTGTGGGCCTTGACGGTCGCGACGCTGATGCGCAGTCGCTCGGCGATCTCCGGGTTGCCGAGGCCGTCCGCGATGGCCCGGGCGGTGTCGAGTTCTCGTCCGGTCAGCGCGGACAGCTGTTGCCGCGCGGCTTCGCGGGACGAGCGGCGAGCCTCGGAGGACTGCGGCCCGGTGGCCGCGGCGATCACGCGTGCCGTGGCCGCCGGGGACAGCACGGGGTTCCCGTCCGCGACGGTCCGCACCGCGTCGAGGATCCGCGCCGGTGGGGTGTCCTTCAGGACGAACCCGAGGGCTCCGGCGCGGAGCGCGCCGAGCACCAGGTCGTCGGAGTCGAAGGTGGTCAGCATGAGCGCCCCGGGTGGCGCGGGCCGGGTGAGGAGTTCCCGGGTCGTGCTGAGGCCGTCACGGCCGGGCATCCGGATGTCCATCAGCACGACGTCCGGCCGCTGCTCGTCCACCACGGTGATCGCGGCGTCTCCGTCGGCCGCTTCCGCGACGACGGTCAGGTCCGGCTCGCCGTCGATGACGAGTCGTAGTGCAAGGCGCACCAGTTGTTCGTCGTCGACGATGACGACACGCACCGGCTCCCGCTCGCTCTCCACTCAGCTTCTCTTTTCGTGGTCGTGGTTCGGCCAGGGTAGATGCGCGGTGAGGAGGTATCCGCCGTCAGATGTCGGGTGGTTGTTGAGTTTCCCGTCGGCGAGGGTGATGCGTTCGGCGAGGCCGAGCAGGCCGAACCCTGATGCCGGAGGGTGGGCGGTCGCGGTGGTGGCCGGGGAGTTGCGGACGCTTACGTGCAGTCCGTCGCCGACCGCTCCTTCGACGGTGATGTGTACGTGGGCGCCTGGGGCGTGTTTGGCGGCGTTGGTCAGTCCTTCCTGGATGACCCGGTAGCAGGTTCGTCCCACGACGTCGGACGGTTCTCCCGTCACGGTGGTGGTGAGCGTGACGTCCAGTCCGGAGGTACGGGCGTCGGTCACCAGCTCCGGGATGCGGTCGAGTGAGGGCTGTGGCGGTTCCGGGCGGCCCGGGTCGGCGCGGAGCACACCGAGGACGTCCCGTAGCTCTTCCAGCGCTTGGTGGGAACCGTCGGCGATGCCACGGATCAGCGTGCGGTTCTCCTCAGTGGGCAGGTCACCGCGGTGGTCGAGGACTCCCGCCTGCATGGCGACCAGGGAGATCCGGTGCGCGAGCACGTCGTGCATCTCCCGGGCGATTCGGTTCCGTTCCAGGGCCCGTGCCTGCTCCGCCCGTGCGGTCTGTTCCCGTTCGGCGCTCTCCGCCCGCTCCCGCAAGGACCGCACCTCGACGCGCCGTGCGCAGATGGCCACGCCGATAGCCACCGCGATGCCCGCGCTCAGTGCCGGGAGTGCGAGTTGAAGCGGTAGCGAGCCGGGCGGGGTCTTGATCGGGTAGAGCACGAGGGCGAGTTGGGACGCGGCCACGTAGACGAGCGCGACAACTGCGATCTCCACCGGACGGCGACGCGTGGAGATGGAGCACAGGGCCAGCAGGGCGGCACCGATGGCGAGCGTCGACAGGCCCGCGGCGATGGCGACCGCCAGGGCGACGGCGAGCGGGAAACGTCGTCGCCACAGGAGCGCCGTCAGGCAGCCGAGAGCCACCAGCGGATCACCGGTGACCAACCAGGAACACGTGTCGGACGCACACCCCCGCGGCAGCGCTGCACTGGTGGAAACCCAGAAGGGAATGCCCAGTGCCGCGGCCGCCACCAGCCGCCATGTCTGCTGCCACCCTCCGAGCCGTGGCGCGACGTCCGTGTTCATGCCGATCATTGTCGCGAAACCGCGCGGCCGGTGCACCAGACCTGGGGACACTCCCGCCCTCGTCCTGAGTCGGAGCACCCCTTCGACTTTGGTCGAAGGCGGCCCGAGCCGCTGGGTCGATGTGCCGGTGTCGCCGGATGGGCAGACTTGATCTCGTCACGCAACGGCTACGGTGCGTGACCTCGTGCGCCCCTCTCGACCGCGTACGCCCCCTCAGGAGGACACCAGATGCGCAAGACCTTGTCCCTCGCCCTCGCCGCCACCGCGGTCGCGGCGGCCACGATTTCGGGAGCGTCGGCGGCGACTCCGGACACGGTGACGGCCGCGCCGGACTCCCCCGCCCCGGACTCCCTGCAGTGGGGCCCGTGCCCGAAGAAGGCCGCATCGCGGAACGCCGACGCGGCCCGTCTCGAGTGCGCGACGCTCGACGTCCCGCTGGACTACCGCGATCCCGACGGTCGGCAGATCGAGATTGCCGTCTCCCGCCTGGCGAGCAAGGACCCTTCGAAGCGCCGCGGTGTGCTGCTGACCAACCCGGGCGGCCCCGGTGTCTCCGGGCTCGACTACCCGGCCCAGCTAGCCGACGCCGGGCCACCGAAGGACGTCCTCGACTCCTACGACGTGATCGGCTTCGACCCGCGTGGCGCCGGCCGCAGCACGCCGGTCACCTGCGATCTGACACCGCAGCAGCAGGCACGCGGCAACTTCCCGCCGTACGCGCACACCGCGGCCGACGTCACCAAGGAAGCGTCGTACGCGCGGACCATCGCCGAACAGTGCGCCACGTCGCGGACGGCGTGGATGCTGCCGCACACCACCACCGCGAACACCGCGCGCGACATGGACCGGATCCGGGCGGCGCTCGGCGAGCCGAAAGCCTCCTACCTCGGTGCCTCCTACGGCAGCTACCTCGGCGCGGTGTACACGACGATGTTCCCCAAGCGCAGCGACCGGATCGTGCTCGACAGCAACATGGGCCCCGGCGGCTACGACCTGGCGAACTTCCGCCTGCTCGGCCGCGGGATGGAGGACCGGTTCCCGGACTTCGCGGCGTACGCGGCCGCGCACCCCGACTACGGCCTGGGCACCACACCGAAGCAGGTGACCGCCAAGTTCTTCGAACTCGTGAAGCGCCTTGACGCCGAACCGGTCGGCGACGTCGACGGGACCGTGTTGCGCGGACTGACCTTCGAGAGCCTCTACATCGAGGGCCTCCTGCCCCGCCTTGCCAAGGATTGGCAGGCGTTGGACCAGGGCAAACCGCTGACGACTCCGCCGCCGCAGATCTCGGAGAACTTCCTGGCCAGTCACTTCTACGTGACCTGCGGCGACTCGCGTTGGCCCGGCAAGGTCCTCGACTACCAGCGCAATGCCGCGATCGACCGGCTGAAGTACCCGATGCTCGGCGGGAGCACCGGCAACATCAAGCCCTGCGCGTACTGGCCGGACAGCCGGGTCGAGCCGCCGGTAAAGATCGGTGACCGCGGCCCGTCGAACGTACTGATGGTGCAGAACGAACGCGACCCGGGAACTCCCCTGGTCGGCGCCATGAAGACGCGCCGGGCATTCGGAGACCGGGCCACGATGGTGACCGCCGACCAGGGCGGCCACGGCGTCTACCCGTTCGGCCGCAACACGTGCGCGAACAACACGGTGACAGCGTTCCTGACCACGGGACAGCGCCCCGCCGAGGACCTCGCCTGCGCGGCCGAGCCGAACAAGTAAGCCGAACAAGTAACGGGAGCGGACACATGATCAAGGAGTGGCGGCACCGCCGTGCCCTACAGCGGGTCATGCCAGGAGACGGGCGGGAGTTGAAGCGATTCCGCTGGTGGCAGTCGACCTTCCGCGCGCTGTTCCACCTGCGGCTGACGGGCCACGACGGCCGCACAACGGTCTACGCCGTCGACGTCAGGCACTGGCAGAACCAGTCGTCCGGCAACGTCAAGGCCCACCTGTACCTCGACGGCAGGCTGCACGCCGAGTCCAAGCTCCCCGCCGTCTTCCCCGTCCCTGGCGGCACCGTAGACGTGCGGATGAGCGGATTCGGCCTCAAACGCTGCCACTACGTCACCGACGCGGGCGACGAGTTCCAGCTGGTCCCGGACCCCGACTCCGCCGAGGGCCGCCGGGCGCGCCTCGACCGCGCGCACCCCGCGCTGAGCCGCACGATCAGTCTCCTCTCGCTGTGCGTACTCGTCGCCGCCCTCGCCGTCCTCGTCCCACAACTCGCCGAACAGCTCACCAAGCCCGAGGAAATCGCCCAGCGCATCGGGACCTTCACCTCGCCCATCGACGTACCGAAGTGGGGGTACTTCGCGATCGGCGTCGCCACCTTGGCGGCCAGCACAGAACGGGCATTGCGGCTGCGCCACAGCCGCCTCCTTGACGGCGCAGCGGGCTGATCCGCTCCCCCCCCATTACCGTTCTCGTAGTCCCGCAACGGGACTACCGGCCTTCGGAGTTGGCATGACTACCTCCCCTTGTCGAGTGCATGGCCGGGGGGTGGTGTCACCGGCTCCGAAGGCACTGACAGACCGCTGATTAGAGGCATGACCACCGGCCTTTCCCCAGGTCGGGAGGCTCTTCGTAATGTGGATGTGGCGATCAGTGCCGTGGCGAGGCCGGGTGAACAGCACCGAAGGAACCACGACGTGATCGACATCAGCGACATCGACGTCTTCCTCGGCCTGGACGTCGGCAAGGGCGAACACCACGCCACCGCTGTCACATCGGCCGGGAAGAAGGCCCTCGACAAACGCCTGCCCAACAGCGAACCCAAGCTCCGCGAGGTCTTCACGAAACTCCAGGCCAAGCACGGCATCGTGCTTGTGGTCGTCGACCAGCCGGCCTCCATCGGAGCCCTGCCGCTGGCCGTTGCCCGAGCCGT contains these protein-coding regions:
- a CDS encoding sensor histidine kinase, with the protein product MNTDVAPRLGGWQQTWRLVAAAALGIPFWVSTSAALPRGCASDTCSWLVTGDPLVALGCLTALLWRRRFPLAVALAVAIAAGLSTLAIGAALLALCSISTRRRPVEIAVVALVYVAASQLALVLYPIKTPPGSLPLQLALPALSAGIAVAIGVAICARRVEVRSLRERAESAEREQTARAEQARALERNRIAREMHDVLAHRISLVAMQAGVLDHRGDLPTEENRTLIRGIADGSHQALEELRDVLGVLRADPGRPEPPQPSLDRIPELVTDARTSGLDVTLTTTVTGEPSDVVGRTCYRVIQEGLTNAAKHAPGAHVHITVEGAVGDGLHVSVRNSPATTATAHPPASGFGLLGLAERITLADGKLNNHPTSDGGYLLTAHLPWPNHDHEKRS
- a CDS encoding alpha/beta hydrolase; translated protein: MRKTLSLALAATAVAAATISGASAATPDTVTAAPDSPAPDSLQWGPCPKKAASRNADAARLECATLDVPLDYRDPDGRQIEIAVSRLASKDPSKRRGVLLTNPGGPGVSGLDYPAQLADAGPPKDVLDSYDVIGFDPRGAGRSTPVTCDLTPQQQARGNFPPYAHTAADVTKEASYARTIAEQCATSRTAWMLPHTTTANTARDMDRIRAALGEPKASYLGASYGSYLGAVYTTMFPKRSDRIVLDSNMGPGGYDLANFRLLGRGMEDRFPDFAAYAAAHPDYGLGTTPKQVTAKFFELVKRLDAEPVGDVDGTVLRGLTFESLYIEGLLPRLAKDWQALDQGKPLTTPPPQISENFLASHFYVTCGDSRWPGKVLDYQRNAAIDRLKYPMLGGSTGNIKPCAYWPDSRVEPPVKIGDRGPSNVLMVQNERDPGTPLVGAMKTRRAFGDRATMVTADQGGHGVYPFGRNTCANNTVTAFLTTGQRPAEDLACAAEPNK